In Luteolibacter sp. Y139, the DNA window CGCCGACGGCTTTCGGCGCTTCATGGCCGATCACGCTATCAAGATGCGGAGGATTTACCCCTGTCTTCAGAGGCCCTACCATGAGATGCGGGCCTACTTGAGCACGACGTTGCTCAAGGCCTTGCCCTACGTCGCCACCACGGATTCGGTGGTCGATGTACTCGACCGCTACTTCACCGATGATCGGCTCAAGCTGGCATTCACCTTCCAGGCGAAATACCTCGGGATGTCGCCCTGGCGCTGCCCCGCGTTGTTCAGCATCCTTTCATACACTGAATACAAGTTCGGGATCTACCACGTGCAGGGCGGCCTGTGCCGAATCTCCTCATCCATGGCACGAGTCTTTGACGAGCACGGCGGGAAGCTGAGGCTTGGTGCTCCTGTCAAGCAGCTACGCTTCCAAGGCAGCCGAGTAGTAGGCCTCGACCTTGAGGGTGGCGAGACGGTTGAATGTGACCACGCTATTCTTAACGCCGATTATGCTTACGCTGCGACCTCTTTGATGGGCGAGCGATCGAGGAAGCCGAAGGAGCTTGAGCGGAAGAAGTTCTCCTGCTCGACCTTCATGCTCTACCTCGGTCTCGACAAGACCTACCCTCACCAGCCGCACCACCACGTGATCTTTGCCGACGACTATCGCCGCAACGTCGAGGAGATCCAAAGTGAGCACGAAGTCTCGGATGACATGTCAATCTACGTCCGTAACTCCGGCGTGATCGATCCTCTGGTCGCCCCGGAGGGGAAGTCCGGCATCTACGTCCTGGTGCCTACCATCAACACCCGCCACGGCCTCGACTGGGCTACCCTCGGCCCGGTCTACCGCGAGAAGGTGATTAATCGGATCGAACGGCAGACGGCGATAAAGGATCTGCGCCGCCACATCGTCGCCGAGCGGATGATCACACCAGCCACTTGGCGGGACAATCTCGACGTCTTCATGGGGGCGACCTTCAATCTCGCGCACACGATGGACCAGATGCTCTACCTGCGGCCTCACAATCGGATGCGCGGACATCACAATCTCTACCTGGTCGGCGGCGGCACCCACCCGGGGAGCGGCCTTCCTACCATCTACGAAAGCGGCCGGATTTCCTCGAACATGATTTGCGATCAGCTCGGCGTGTCCTACGAGACGTCGGACTTGGCGAGCGCCCTGCTCTGACCGGACTTCGCCAAGATCCGTACCAGTCGGATCCGGTTGTAGCGCTGGATCGCGATGCAGGGAGCGTTGGCGGCCAGGATGGCCATTGCCATTACCAGATCTGCCCACATTGGATTCCAGAGGAAGAAAGCGGGCGTGAGCGCCAGAGCTGTCCAGTGGCAGGCCTCGGCGCGCCGGGTTTCGGCAAGGAATCGGCGCAGGTGCTGTGGCCCCTTGTCGCGCAGCGACGCCTT includes these proteins:
- a CDS encoding phytoene desaturase family protein encodes the protein MGLKGDRVAIVGAGPGGLTAGMILARRGFDVTIYEKQNRVGGRNAELAFDGYSFDTGPTFLHQKFTLDEAFEEAGRNSGDYLDFRLLDPMTRLSWGNVSIDTTPNPEQMADNIDRVFPGNADGFRRFMADHAIKMRRIYPCLQRPYHEMRAYLSTTLLKALPYVATTDSVVDVLDRYFTDDRLKLAFTFQAKYLGMSPWRCPALFSILSYTEYKFGIYHVQGGLCRISSSMARVFDEHGGKLRLGAPVKQLRFQGSRVVGLDLEGGETVECDHAILNADYAYAATSLMGERSRKPKELERKKFSCSTFMLYLGLDKTYPHQPHHHVIFADDYRRNVEEIQSEHEVSDDMSIYVRNSGVIDPLVAPEGKSGIYVLVPTINTRHGLDWATLGPVYREKVINRIERQTAIKDLRRHIVAERMITPATWRDNLDVFMGATFNLAHTMDQMLYLRPHNRMRGHHNLYLVGGGTHPGSGLPTIYESGRISSNMICDQLGVSYETSDLASALL
- a CDS encoding glycosyl-4,4'-diaponeurosporenoate acyltransferase CrtO family protein, encoding MALELPIPWVIALNACGIPVLQLVLAWMFSRLPSGWFDWKISPGVGGSVRWFERLLLIKRWKDLVPDGASWFRGGFAKASLRDKGPQHLRRFLAETRRAEACHWTALALTPAFFLWNPMWADLVMAMAILAANAPCIAIQRYNRIRLVRILAKSGQSRALAKSDVS